One window of Arvicola amphibius chromosome 6, mArvAmp1.2, whole genome shotgun sequence genomic DNA carries:
- the LOC119817250 gene encoding PRAME family member 12-like, which yields MSDLAQATRLQQIVQWLLQDEAFAIYALDDLPTELFPPLFKEALTGRHTNILRAMVAAWPFHCLPMGTLMTVSHTDTLKAVLDALDFLVTQKVHPRRWKLQELDLRKVHSDFWDGQAGGLDISSSQQVLSQEQTRAPHPQCAVKQPLRVLADFDLCGECLREADQYLLRWARLRKGLVLLCCRELKIRSSHVSTVIEILNILDRDRVPASERNSWWQQGSQAWLAHFLGQLGNLLRISKTVFSGDSTPPDVKSCVTEPVPQLSNPDGLQRLYMNSIYCLKGNLKALLRCLETPLENLSITHSQLSQADLNHLPLSLNLHQLTHLNLSGVALSHFSIEPIRVLLERVAATLKTLELEGCRMKVSQLSALLPALSQCTQLTKINFHGNGSSMAVLRDLFQHTANLSQLALELYPAPWECYGDQDLVLEDRFARLCSELMDILRAIRRPGSVRFAAGACFVCYD from the exons ATGAGTGACCTAGCCCAAGCCACACGCCTGCAGCAGATCGTGCAGTGGCTACTGCAGGACGAGGCCTTCGCTATCTATGCTCTAGATGACCTGCCCACGGAGCTCTTCCCACCACTGTTCAAGGAGGCCCTCACCGGCAGACACACTAACATCCTGAGGGCAATGGTGGCAGCCTGGCCCTTTCACTGCCTCCCCATGGGGACCCTGATGACTGTCTCCCACACAGACACTTTGAAGGCTGTGCTCGACGCACTGGATTTTCTGGTTACACAGAAGGTTCATCCCAG GAGGTGGAAACTCCAAGAGCTTGATTTGCGGAAAGTGCACTCGGACTTCTGGGATGGACAGGCAGGAGGCCTAGATATCAGCTCCAGCCAGCAGGTCCTGAGCCAGGAGCAAACCCGGGCTCCCCATCCACAGTGTGCTGTGAAGCAGCCCTTGAGGGTGTTAGCTGATTTTGACCTGTGTGGGGAGTGTCTCAGGGAAGCTGACCAATACCTGTTGAGGTGGGCCAGGCTGCGGAAAGGCCTGGTGCTGCTGTGCTGCAGGGAGCTGAAGATCAGATCATCACACGTCTCCACTGTCATAGAGATCCTGAACATCTTAGACAGAGACCGTGTCCCCGCGTCGGAACGGAATTCCTGGTGGCAACAGGGAAGCCAGGCCTGGCTTGCACATTTCCTGGGACAGCTGGGAAATCTTCTGAGAATCTCCAAGACTGTTTTCAGTGGTGACTCTACGCCACCAGACGTGAAGAGCTGTGTTACCGAGCCAGTTCCACAGCTCTCCAACCCTGATGGTCTCCAGCGTCTCTATATGAATAGCATCTATTGTCTAAAAGGCAACTTGAAGGCATTGCTAAG GTGCCTGGAAACCCCCTTGGAGAACCTGTCCATCACCCACTCCCAGCTCTCGCAGGCCGACTTGAATCACCTCCCCCTGAGTCTAAACCTACACCAACTCACACACCTGAACCTCAGCGGTGTGGCACTGTCCCATTTCAGCATCGAGCCCATCCGTGTTCTTCTGGAGAGAGTCGCAGCCACTCTGAAGACCCTGGAATTGGAAGGCTGTAGGATGAAGGTCTCCCAGCTCAGTGCCCTCCTGCCTGCCTTAAGCCAGTGCACCCAACTCACTAAGATCAACTTCCACGGcaatggcagctccatggctgtCCTTCGGGACCTTTTCCAGCACACAGCAAACCTGAGCCAGCTGGCCCTGGAGCTGTACCCTGCCCCCTGGGAGTGCTATGGTGACCAGGATCTTGTCCTCGAAGATAGATTTGCCAGACTTTGTTCTGAGCTCATGGATATTCTCAGGGCCATAAGGCGTCCCGGATCTGTCCGCTTTGCTGCTGGTGCTTGCTTTGTGTGCTATGACTAG